One region of Strigops habroptila isolate Jane chromosome 11, bStrHab1.2.pri, whole genome shotgun sequence genomic DNA includes:
- the PGAM5 gene encoding serine/threonine-protein phosphatase PGAM5, mitochondrial isoform X2: MSFRRALALAACGLAGGSVLFSAVVVGKQPGRGSDTDTRLGSSSATVPPATAAPPATAAPPAAAAPPGLLLLPPSASCPPAPGWIERPAANSGYWDSNWDRREPLALINLKKKNEETGEEELSSRLNHFKAKATRHIFLIRHSQYNLDGRADKDRTLTPLGREQAELTGKRLASLGIKFDQIIHSSMTRATETTEIISKHLPGVKKVSTDLLREGAPIEPDPPVSHWKPEAVYYEDGARIEAAFRNFIHRADVKQEEDSYEIFVCHANVIRYIVCRALQFPPEGWLRMSLNNGSITHLVIRPNGRVALRTLGDTGFMPPDKITRT, from the exons ATGTCGTTCCGCCGCGCCTTGGCGCTGGCTGCCTGCGGGCTGGCCGGCGGCTCCGTCCTCTTCTCCGCCGTTGTCGTGGGCAAGCAGCCGGGCCGCGGCAGCGACACCGACACGCGGCTGGGGAGCTCCTCCGCCACCGTTCCTCCCGCCACCGCCGCTCCTCCCGCCACCGCCGCTCCTCCCGCTGCCGCGGCGCCGCcgggtttgctgctgctgccgccctCCGCCTCCTGCCCGCCGGCCCCCGGCTGGATCGAGAGACCCGCCGCCAACAGCGGCTACTGGGACAGCAACTGGGACAG ACGTGAACCATTGGCTCTTATCaacctcaaaaagaaaaatgaagaaactgggGAGGAAGAACTTTCCTCACGCTTAAATCACTTCAAAGCAAAAGCCACCAGGCACATATTCCTTATCCGTCATTCTCAATATAATTTGGATGGCCGGGCTGATAAAGACAGAACTCTGACCCCACTTG gtCGAGAGCAGGCTGAACTGACTGGAAAAAGGCTGGCAAGTTTGGGAATAAAATTTGATCAGATTATCCACTCCTCCATGACTAGAGCAACTGAAACAACTGAAATTATAAGCAAACATCTCCCAG gAGTCAAAAAAGTTAGTACTGATCTGCTGAGAGAGGGAGCACCTATTGAACCAGACCCTCCAGTCTCTCACTGGAAACCAGAAGCTGTG TATTATGAAGATGGAGCTCGAATTGAGGCAGCTTTTCGAAACTTCATTCATAGAGCTGATGTAAAGCAGGAAGAAGACAGCTACGAGATCTTTGTCTGCCACGCCAACGTGATCCGCTATATTGTGTGCAG agcaTTGCAGTTCCCCCCAGAAGGCTGGCTGCGAATGTCTCTTAACAATGGCAGCATAACTCACTTGGTGATACGTCCGAATGGAAGAGTGGCACTTCGAACACTGGGTGACACAGGTTTCATGCCTCCAGATAAAATCACTCGCACCTGA
- the PGAM5 gene encoding serine/threonine-protein phosphatase PGAM5, mitochondrial isoform X1, which yields MSFRRALALAACGLAGGSVLFSAVVVGKQPGRGSDTDTRLGSSSATVPPATAAPPATAAPPAAAAPPGLLLLPPSASCPPAPGWIERPAANSGYWDSNWDRREPLALINLKKKNEETGEEELSSRLNHFKAKATRHIFLIRHSQYNLDGRADKDRTLTPLGREQAELTGKRLASLGIKFDQIIHSSMTRATETTEIISKHLPGVKKVSTDLLREGAPIEPDPPVSHWKPEAVQYYEDGARIEAAFRNFIHRADVKQEEDSYEIFVCHANVIRYIVCRALQFPPEGWLRMSLNNGSITHLVIRPNGRVALRTLGDTGFMPPDKITRT from the exons ATGTCGTTCCGCCGCGCCTTGGCGCTGGCTGCCTGCGGGCTGGCCGGCGGCTCCGTCCTCTTCTCCGCCGTTGTCGTGGGCAAGCAGCCGGGCCGCGGCAGCGACACCGACACGCGGCTGGGGAGCTCCTCCGCCACCGTTCCTCCCGCCACCGCCGCTCCTCCCGCCACCGCCGCTCCTCCCGCTGCCGCGGCGCCGCcgggtttgctgctgctgccgccctCCGCCTCCTGCCCGCCGGCCCCCGGCTGGATCGAGAGACCCGCCGCCAACAGCGGCTACTGGGACAGCAACTGGGACAG ACGTGAACCATTGGCTCTTATCaacctcaaaaagaaaaatgaagaaactgggGAGGAAGAACTTTCCTCACGCTTAAATCACTTCAAAGCAAAAGCCACCAGGCACATATTCCTTATCCGTCATTCTCAATATAATTTGGATGGCCGGGCTGATAAAGACAGAACTCTGACCCCACTTG gtCGAGAGCAGGCTGAACTGACTGGAAAAAGGCTGGCAAGTTTGGGAATAAAATTTGATCAGATTATCCACTCCTCCATGACTAGAGCAACTGAAACAACTGAAATTATAAGCAAACATCTCCCAG gAGTCAAAAAAGTTAGTACTGATCTGCTGAGAGAGGGAGCACCTATTGAACCAGACCCTCCAGTCTCTCACTGGAAACCAGAAGCTGTG CAGTATTATGAAGATGGAGCTCGAATTGAGGCAGCTTTTCGAAACTTCATTCATAGAGCTGATGTAAAGCAGGAAGAAGACAGCTACGAGATCTTTGTCTGCCACGCCAACGTGATCCGCTATATTGTGTGCAG agcaTTGCAGTTCCCCCCAGAAGGCTGGCTGCGAATGTCTCTTAACAATGGCAGCATAACTCACTTGGTGATACGTCCGAATGGAAGAGTGGCACTTCGAACACTGGGTGACACAGGTTTCATGCCTCCAGATAAAATCACTCGCACCTGA